A window from Variovorax sp. PBL-E5 encodes these proteins:
- a CDS encoding DJ-1/PfpI family protein, with protein MAILTFEGYNELDSFVALGILNRIKKPGWRVSIASPSAKVRSMNGVVVEAHATLQDAASADAVIIGSGLLTRDVVADPALMLQLKLDPARQLLAAQCSGTLVLARLGLLQGVSACTDLTTKPWVQEAGVDVLNQPFFARDNVATAGGCLASPYLAAWIIARFEGVAAAESALHYVAPVGEKEQFVSRAMSNILPFLPAAVLKVA; from the coding sequence ATCGCCATCCTGACCTTCGAGGGCTACAACGAGCTCGACTCTTTCGTGGCCCTCGGCATCCTGAATCGCATCAAGAAGCCCGGCTGGCGCGTTTCCATCGCCAGCCCTTCTGCCAAGGTGCGCTCCATGAACGGTGTAGTGGTGGAAGCTCACGCCACGCTGCAGGACGCGGCCAGTGCAGATGCGGTCATCATCGGAAGCGGGCTCCTCACACGGGATGTCGTAGCCGACCCAGCGCTGATGTTGCAACTGAAACTGGACCCGGCGCGGCAGTTGCTTGCCGCGCAGTGTTCTGGCACCCTTGTCCTTGCCAGGCTCGGACTACTCCAAGGCGTTTCCGCCTGCACCGACCTGACCACCAAACCCTGGGTGCAGGAGGCCGGTGTGGACGTGCTCAATCAGCCATTCTTTGCACGCGACAACGTCGCCACGGCAGGCGGTTGCCTGGCATCGCCTTACCTGGCGGCATGGATCATTGCGCGATTCGAAGGTGTCGCGGCCGCCGAGAGTGCACTCCACTACGTTGCACCTGTGGGCGAGAAGGAGCAGTTCGTTTCACGGGCGATGAGCAACATCCTCCCATTCCTGCCTGCCGCGGTACTCAAGGTTGCTTGA
- a CDS encoding nuclear transport factor 2 family protein yields MEQQTLRMAIDRHWAASAAGDQVVEHEIYHDDAVCAYPQSGELIRGRHNLQALRSHHPGKPSGFVVRRITGEGHLWVTEYVIDYEGQSVCTVSIMEFRDGKVSRETQYFADPFDAPAWRAQWVERGG; encoded by the coding sequence ATGGAACAGCAGACCCTTCGAATGGCCATTGATCGGCATTGGGCTGCATCCGCTGCAGGCGATCAGGTCGTCGAGCATGAGATCTATCACGACGATGCCGTGTGCGCGTACCCGCAATCGGGCGAGCTCATCCGCGGCCGCCACAACCTGCAGGCGCTTCGCAGCCATCATCCCGGCAAACCATCGGGGTTCGTGGTCCGGCGCATCACGGGAGAAGGCCATCTCTGGGTCACCGAGTATGTGATCGACTACGAGGGCCAGAGCGTTTGCACCGTGAGCATCATGGAGTTCCGGGATGGAAAGGTGTCGCGCGAGACGCAATACTTTGCCGATCCCTTCGACGCCCCGGCCTGGCGCGCTCAGTGGGTCGAGCGGGGAGGGTGA
- a CDS encoding DUF808 domain-containing protein: MAASLLLLLDDIASVLDDVSLLTKVAAKKTAGVLGDDLALNAQQVAGVKADRELPVVWAVCKGSFVNKAILVPAALLIGTWLPWLVTPLLMIGGAFLCFEGCEKLAHKFLHGDEHAADHSRHERALADEAIDVVAAEKEKVKGAVRTDFILSAEIIAITLGTVQGQPFLTQLIVLVGIAVVMTVGVYGLVAGIVKLDDAGLYLSRRDGAAARVLGRGLLGMAPWLMKALSIAGTVAMFLVGGGILVHGVPALGHAIDAWTAKAGGLWGGLGSMGAHAGVGIVAGAVVLAAVEWVKKRRAKQRGAAP; the protein is encoded by the coding sequence ATGGCCGCCAGCCTGCTGCTCCTGCTCGACGACATCGCGTCGGTGCTCGACGATGTCTCGCTGCTCACCAAGGTCGCGGCGAAGAAGACGGCCGGCGTGCTGGGCGACGATCTGGCGCTGAATGCGCAGCAGGTGGCGGGCGTCAAGGCAGACCGCGAGCTGCCGGTCGTATGGGCCGTGTGCAAGGGCTCCTTCGTCAACAAGGCGATCCTGGTGCCCGCGGCGCTCTTGATCGGCACCTGGCTGCCCTGGCTGGTGACGCCGCTGCTGATGATCGGCGGGGCCTTCCTGTGCTTCGAGGGTTGCGAGAAGCTCGCGCACAAGTTTCTGCACGGCGACGAGCACGCGGCGGACCATTCGCGCCACGAGCGAGCCCTGGCCGACGAAGCCATCGACGTCGTCGCGGCCGAGAAGGAAAAGGTCAAGGGCGCCGTGCGCACCGACTTCATCCTTTCCGCGGAGATCATCGCGATCACGCTGGGCACGGTGCAGGGGCAGCCCTTCCTGACCCAGCTCATCGTGCTGGTCGGCATCGCGGTCGTCATGACCGTGGGCGTCTATGGACTGGTCGCCGGGATCGTGAAGCTCGACGACGCCGGGCTCTACCTGAGCCGGCGCGACGGCGCGGCCGCGCGCGTGCTCGGCCGCGGCCTGCTGGGGATGGCGCCCTGGCTCATGAAGGCGCTCTCCATCGCCGGCACGGTCGCCATGTTCCTGGTCGGCGGCGGCATCCTGGTGCATGGCGTGCCGGCGCTCGGCCATGCGATCGACGCGTGGACCGCGAAGGCAGGCGGCCTGTGGGGCGGCCTGGGCTCGATGGGGGCCCATGCGGGCGTGGGCATCGTGGCCGGCGCCGTGGTGCTGGCGGCGGTCGAGTGGGTGAAGAAGCGGCGCGCGAAGCAGCGCGGCGCGGCCCCCTAG
- a CDS encoding GNAT family N-acetyltransferase, with amino-acid sequence MSDYEVRPATMHDAKAIAEVHAAAARAAYAGILPDDQLRALAPATREAKWREAIEFSEPQVHVAVLGDEVVGFVGYDRSRDAKTPSTTGEIWAIYVKPEHWGKGVGVALWDAARDGLEEEGCTLVTVWVPLRNDRAMRFHELAGFKREMKTAKTTAIGGVKIEEIRLKREV; translated from the coding sequence ATGTCCGATTACGAAGTCCGCCCCGCCACGATGCACGATGCCAAAGCCATCGCCGAAGTCCACGCCGCAGCCGCCAGGGCCGCGTATGCCGGGATCCTGCCCGACGACCAGCTGCGCGCGCTGGCGCCGGCCACGCGCGAGGCCAAATGGCGCGAGGCGATCGAATTCAGCGAACCGCAGGTGCACGTGGCCGTGCTCGGCGACGAGGTCGTCGGCTTCGTCGGCTACGACCGCTCGCGCGATGCGAAGACGCCCTCGACCACCGGCGAGATCTGGGCCATCTACGTCAAGCCCGAACATTGGGGCAAGGGCGTGGGCGTGGCGCTGTGGGATGCCGCGCGCGACGGCCTCGAGGAGGAGGGCTGCACGCTGGTCACGGTCTGGGTGCCGCTGCGCAACGACCGCGCGATGCGCTTTCACGAACTCGCCGGCTTCAAGCGCGAGATGAAGACCGCCAAGACGACGGCGATCGGCGGCGTGAAGATCGAGGAGATCCGCCTCAAACGCGAAGTCTAG
- a CDS encoding VF530 family DNA-binding protein produces the protein MSASAQPTATPSPQPRNPLHGLTLEAIVTALAAHYGWQDLGERIPLRCFTSDPSVASSLKFLRKTPWAREKVESLYLFMLREQRRQSSARASR, from the coding sequence ATGAGCGCGTCTGCGCAGCCCACGGCAACGCCTTCGCCACAGCCCCGCAATCCCTTGCACGGGCTCACGCTGGAGGCGATCGTGACGGCACTGGCCGCGCACTACGGCTGGCAGGACCTGGGCGAACGCATTCCGCTGCGCTGCTTCACCAGCGATCCGAGCGTCGCGTCCAGCCTCAAGTTTCTGCGCAAGACGCCCTGGGCGCGCGAGAAGGTCGAGAGCCTCTACCTCTTCATGCTGCGCGAGCAGCGCAGGCAATCGTCGGCCCGGGCGTCCCGATGA
- a CDS encoding 2Fe-2S iron-sulfur cluster-binding protein: MKARIEPGGFSFDTETDRTLLQSADAAGIELPSSCRNGTCRTCLCKLLEGEVRYRIEWPGISVDEKADGWILPCVAEPLGDVRLDVPYAYAVF, from the coding sequence ATGAAGGCGCGCATCGAGCCCGGCGGTTTCAGCTTCGACACCGAGACCGATCGCACGCTGCTGCAATCGGCCGATGCCGCGGGCATCGAGCTGCCCAGCTCGTGCCGCAACGGAACCTGCCGCACTTGCCTGTGCAAGCTGCTGGAGGGCGAGGTCCGCTACCGGATCGAGTGGCCCGGCATCAGCGTCGACGAGAAGGCCGACGGCTGGATCCTGCCCTGCGTGGCCGAGCCGCTCGGCGACGTCAGGCTCGACGTGCCGTACGCGTACGCGGTGTTCTAG
- a CDS encoding MFS transporter, with the protein MRLWVARLFGTAASQMLLVVIGWHMYGLTGSAWDLGLVGLYQFVPALLLALLAGHVVDRHHRGRILAGCFAVQGAVALALLISVQAAHDSRNLLLGLSLVLGAVRAFQMPAQQALTPLLVPPLMLPRAMAFSSAGMQGAIIGGPALGGLLFVAGMGVVYGASVLLFVIAAVLAARLHYVYTPLPRESVTMSTVLAGVDFIRKHKPVLGAVSLDLFAVLLGGAVALLPIYARDILHTGPWGLGLLRGAPAVGALAMSITLTRRPIERRVGRALLMAVALFGLCMVVFGVSRNFAVSLVALAVSGGADMVNVVIRQTLVQLETPDAMRGRVSAVNSIFIGASNQLGEFESGSTAALLGPVGSVVLGGVGTMLVALAWFRLFPALARRDWIDRS; encoded by the coding sequence ATGCGGCTGTGGGTCGCACGGCTGTTCGGCACCGCGGCCAGCCAGATGCTGCTGGTCGTGATCGGCTGGCACATGTACGGGCTCACCGGCAGCGCATGGGATCTCGGCCTGGTCGGGCTCTACCAGTTCGTGCCGGCCTTGCTGCTGGCGCTGCTGGCGGGCCATGTGGTCGACCGCCATCACCGGGGCCGCATCCTCGCGGGCTGCTTCGCCGTGCAGGGCGCGGTGGCGCTGGCGCTGCTGATTTCCGTGCAGGCCGCGCACGATTCGCGCAACCTGCTGCTCGGGCTGTCGCTGGTGCTGGGCGCGGTGCGTGCGTTCCAGATGCCGGCGCAGCAGGCGCTGACGCCGCTGCTCGTGCCGCCGCTCATGCTGCCGCGCGCGATGGCCTTCAGTTCGGCGGGCATGCAGGGCGCCATCATCGGCGGGCCGGCGCTCGGCGGCCTCCTGTTCGTGGCGGGCATGGGCGTGGTCTACGGCGCGAGCGTGCTGCTGTTCGTCATCGCGGCGGTGCTCGCGGCGCGGCTGCACTACGTCTACACGCCCTTGCCGCGCGAATCGGTGACGATGTCGACCGTGCTCGCCGGCGTCGACTTCATCCGCAAGCACAAGCCGGTGCTCGGCGCCGTGTCGCTCGATCTCTTCGCGGTGCTGCTCGGCGGCGCGGTGGCATTGCTGCCGATCTACGCCCGGGACATCCTGCACACCGGGCCCTGGGGCCTGGGCCTGCTGCGCGGCGCGCCGGCGGTCGGTGCGCTCGCGATGTCGATCACGCTGACGCGCCGGCCGATCGAGCGCCGCGTCGGCCGCGCGCTGCTGATGGCGGTGGCGCTGTTCGGCCTGTGCATGGTGGTGTTCGGCGTTTCGCGCAACTTCGCGGTGTCGCTGGTCGCGCTGGCGGTCTCGGGCGGCGCGGACATGGTCAACGTGGTGATCCGCCAGACGCTGGTGCAGCTCGAAACGCCGGATGCCATGCGCGGTCGCGTGAGCGCGGTCAACTCGATCTTCATCGGTGCCAGCAACCAGCTTGGCGAGTTCGAATCGGGTTCGACGGCCGCGCTGCTCGGGCCCGTCGGCTCCGTGGTGCTGGGCGGCGTGGGCACGATGCTGGTGGCGCTCGCCTGGTTCCGGCTGTTTCCGGCGCTGGCACGGCGCGACTGGATCGACAGATCCTAG
- a CDS encoding RluA family pseudouridine synthase — MTTLHAIHEDPHLLVLDKPAGLLCVPGRGEDKQDCLSARALAQWTDARIVHRLDMATSGLVLMARGAAMQRALGEAFAQRHVRKGYEAIVDGLLPAADEWALIDAPLAADWPRRPLQKVDAGGKPSQTRWRVKHRLAERHASHLWLEPLTGRSHQLRVHLLSIGHPILGDTLYGDEEVQRRAPRLMLHATWLEFAHPADGRMLRFESPAPFA; from the coding sequence ATGACAACCCTGCACGCGATCCACGAAGACCCCCATCTGCTGGTGCTCGACAAGCCCGCCGGCCTGCTGTGCGTGCCCGGCCGCGGCGAGGACAAGCAGGATTGCCTCAGCGCGCGCGCCCTGGCGCAATGGACCGACGCACGGATCGTGCACCGGCTCGACATGGCGACCAGCGGCCTGGTGCTGATGGCGCGCGGCGCGGCGATGCAGCGCGCGCTGGGCGAGGCCTTTGCCCAGCGGCATGTGCGCAAGGGCTACGAAGCCATCGTCGATGGGCTGTTGCCGGCGGCCGACGAGTGGGCGCTGATCGACGCACCGCTGGCCGCCGACTGGCCGCGCCGGCCGCTGCAAAAGGTCGATGCGGGCGGCAAGCCGAGCCAGACGCGATGGCGCGTGAAGCACCGGCTGGCCGAGCGCCATGCCAGCCACCTGTGGCTCGAGCCGCTGACCGGGCGCAGTCATCAGCTGCGGGTGCATCTGCTGTCGATCGGCCATCCGATCCTCGGCGACACGCTCTATGGCGACGAAGAGGTGCAGCGCCGCGCGCCGCGCCTGATGCTGCACGCGACATGGCTCGAGTTCGCGCATCCGGCCGACGGGCGGATGCTGCGTTTCGAGAGCCCGGCGCCCTTTGCCTGA
- a CDS encoding universal stress protein, whose amino-acid sequence MFNHILVPIDGSETSMLAVSKASGLALAFGSRITLIHVVDNYPFIGVGADYALGQNEYLAAATSSANAALARGVAALAAEGLHSDQRVIDGHVVHEGIVDTANAIAADLIVMGSHGRTGIEKLLLGSVTQRVLQDSRVPVLVVKG is encoded by the coding sequence ATGTTCAATCACATCCTGGTTCCGATCGACGGGTCCGAAACGTCCATGCTCGCGGTCAGCAAGGCCAGCGGACTGGCACTCGCCTTCGGCAGCCGCATCACGCTGATCCACGTGGTGGACAACTATCCCTTCATCGGCGTCGGCGCGGACTACGCGCTGGGACAGAACGAATATCTCGCGGCCGCGACCAGCAGCGCCAATGCCGCACTGGCACGGGGTGTCGCGGCGCTGGCCGCCGAAGGGCTGCACAGCGACCAGCGCGTGATCGACGGCCACGTGGTGCACGAGGGCATCGTCGACACCGCCAACGCGATCGCAGCCGATCTGATCGTGATGGGTTCGCACGGGCGCACCGGCATCGAGAAGCTGCTGCTCGGCAGCGTGACCCAGCGCGTGCTGCAGGATTCGCGCGTGCCGGTGCTGGTGGTCAAGGGCTAG
- a CDS encoding 2OG-Fe dioxygenase family protein, giving the protein MSGAFSPPFTPPDRLVPTLQQDGYAVLSPQGVAEWLGSPLAELDALHADWDHLPLDEYLKDGGRYRTRRHACFTVDDAAVQQVPHRAHWQPVEYNALHGGMQRWFAPMEANTVAQPVWRHLMLALCDAATGLRGAQRWHIEAHQFRIDTADGIGRPTPEGAHRDGVDLVAVALVGRHNVKGGETRVFEAAGRRGERFTMTEPWTLLLLDDARVIHESTPIQPLADAEPGWRDTLVLTCRAGGFQGG; this is encoded by the coding sequence ATGAGCGGGGCCTTCAGCCCTCCGTTCACGCCGCCCGATCGACTGGTTCCGACCCTGCAGCAGGACGGCTATGCCGTCCTGAGCCCGCAAGGCGTGGCCGAGTGGCTGGGCTCGCCGCTGGCCGAGCTCGATGCGCTGCATGCCGACTGGGACCATCTGCCGCTCGACGAATACCTCAAGGACGGCGGCCGCTACCGCACCCGGCGCCATGCCTGCTTCACGGTCGACGATGCCGCGGTGCAGCAGGTGCCGCATCGTGCGCACTGGCAGCCGGTCGAATACAACGCCTTGCATGGCGGCATGCAGCGCTGGTTCGCGCCGATGGAGGCGAACACCGTCGCGCAGCCCGTCTGGCGCCACCTGATGCTGGCGCTGTGCGATGCCGCGACCGGCCTGCGCGGCGCGCAGCGCTGGCACATCGAGGCGCACCAGTTCCGCATCGACACCGCCGACGGCATCGGCCGGCCCACGCCGGAAGGCGCGCACCGCGATGGCGTCGACCTGGTGGCGGTCGCGCTGGTCGGCCGGCACAACGTCAAGGGCGGCGAGACGCGCGTGTTCGAAGCGGCGGGCCGGCGCGGCGAGCGCTTCACCATGACCGAGCCGTGGACGCTGCTGCTGCTCGACGATGCACGCGTGATCCACGAATCGACGCCGATCCAACCGCTCGCCGATGCCGAGCCGGGCTGGCGCGACACGCTGGTCCTGACCTGCCGCGCAGGTGGTTTTCAGGGCGGCTGA
- a CDS encoding DUF427 domain-containing protein has product MKATWNGATIAESDDTVLVEGNHYFPESALNRDYVTFSNHKTTCPWKGTASYYSLLVDGELNTDAAWYYADPKPEAEMVKDRVAFWKGVKVTQ; this is encoded by the coding sequence ATGAAAGCAACCTGGAACGGCGCCACCATCGCCGAGAGCGACGACACCGTGCTCGTCGAAGGCAATCACTACTTTCCCGAGAGCGCGCTCAATCGCGACTACGTGACCTTCAGCAACCACAAGACCACCTGCCCGTGGAAGGGCACGGCCAGCTACTACTCGCTGCTGGTCGACGGCGAGCTCAACACCGACGCCGCCTGGTACTACGCCGATCCCAAGCCCGAAGCCGAGATGGTCAAGGACCGCGTGGCCTTCTGGAAGGGCGTGAAGGTGACGCAATGA
- the egtD gene encoding L-histidine N(alpha)-methyltransferase, protein MGNTAFNLHAFRTAQRAAPLSDFGRELYAGLSLGARSISPKFFYDVAGSALFDRICDLPEYYPTRTELRILTECAPEIAAQIGPDAEIIEFGAGSLTKVRLLLDALETPRRYVPIDISGEHLEAAAERLRADYPRLAVQPVVADYTMPLVLPARGEVLGQRVGFFPGSTLGNFSPDEALAFLQLAHRLLRGGGLLLGVDLVKDPALLHAAYNDAEGVTAAFNLNLLRRANAELDTDFDLAGFTHAAFYNSPLRRVEMHLVSRRAQTVTLDGQRFAFDEGETIHTENSHKFTVEGLRALAVRAGFRPAAVWTDPERLFSVHWLQAPAAQ, encoded by the coding sequence ATGGGCAACACTGCATTCAACCTCCATGCCTTTCGCACCGCGCAGCGCGCCGCACCGCTGTCGGACTTCGGCCGCGAGCTGTACGCGGGCCTGAGCCTCGGCGCACGCAGCATCTCGCCCAAGTTCTTCTACGATGTCGCGGGCTCGGCGCTGTTCGATCGCATCTGCGACCTGCCCGAGTACTACCCGACGCGCACCGAGCTGCGCATCCTCACCGAGTGCGCGCCCGAGATCGCGGCGCAGATCGGGCCCGATGCCGAGATCATCGAATTCGGCGCCGGCTCGCTCACCAAGGTCCGGTTGCTGCTCGACGCGCTCGAAACGCCGAGGCGCTACGTGCCGATCGACATCTCCGGCGAACATCTCGAAGCGGCCGCCGAGCGCCTGCGCGCCGACTACCCGCGGCTCGCGGTGCAGCCCGTGGTGGCCGACTACACGATGCCGCTGGTGCTGCCGGCGCGCGGCGAGGTCCTGGGGCAGCGGGTCGGCTTCTTTCCAGGCTCGACGCTCGGCAATTTCAGCCCCGACGAAGCGCTGGCCTTCCTGCAACTCGCGCACCGCCTGTTGCGCGGCGGCGGGCTGCTGCTGGGCGTCGATCTGGTCAAGGACCCGGCGCTGCTGCATGCCGCCTACAACGATGCAGAAGGCGTGACGGCGGCCTTCAATCTCAACCTGCTGCGCCGTGCCAATGCCGAGCTCGACACCGACTTCGATCTGGCCGGCTTCACGCATGCGGCGTTCTACAACTCGCCGCTGCGGCGCGTCGAGATGCACCTCGTGAGCCGCCGCGCGCAGACCGTCACGCTCGACGGCCAGCGCTTCGCCTTCGACGAGGGCGAGACGATCCACACCGAGAACTCGCACAAGTTCACCGTCGAAGGCCTGCGCGCGCTCGCCGTCAGGGCGGGCTTTCGGCCGGCCGCGGTGTGGACCGATCCCGAGCGCTTGTTCAGCGTGCACTGGCTGCAGGCGCCCGCGGCACAATGA